AAACCTTCGTTAGTTAAAGTGCCTGATGACTAGTTATAAATCTGTATAGTTTAGATAGTCTCATCTATCAACCATCAAATTACAATCCTGTCAATCCTTCAATCCTGGATATCCTGATTCAGACAAAATATTAAGTAAATAGTCATCAACCATCAAATAACCATCCTGTAAATCCTTTCATCCTGGGTATCCTGATATGGCTTACGCCACGCTACGCTATCAGACAAATACAAACTTGACGAAATTGAAAATATAGCCTAATATGGAAATATAGGATGCAGCAGACATGATTTAGGCATTGAAAGATAGTCTAAACATGACATCCCGTTACCTGTATGGTCGAGGAATTCCGGTAAAGACGTTCTGAATACCAAAAATTGATTTTTGGCGAAGACTCCTCAAGGAGTCTTTGTTATTTAAGGACTGGGTAATTTTTTATTATTTAATAAGTTTTTAGCTATCACAAAAAAGCGAACTTTTTTGATTTTACCTATACCATCATATTTAGGGTAGGCGCTTTCTACGTGCAACCTCAGCTTTTTACTTTCCCGAAATACTGTAAAAACAACAAAATAATCAACTTCAATACCACTAGAATCTACAATTTTAACGGTTGCAAAGTTTCCATATCCAGCATGACATACTAATGTTGTGTTTTCACAAGCGTGGCGTAAGCCATATCAGGATGTCCAGGATTTAAGGATGTACAGGATGTGATTGGATGATTATTTGTTGTGTGGTGAATGTTGTGTTTGTCTGATAGCGAAGCGTGGCGTAAGCCATATCAGGATGTCCAGGATTTGAGGATGTACAGGATGTGATTGTTTAGTTATTGGTTGGTTGTTGATGATTAGTATGAATAAAGGTTAATTTTTATCAAATTAGTGTAATAATCAATACATCATTCATGTCTAGTAATTATCAAATAATCATCCTGTTAATCCTATAATCCTGGTTATCCTGATTCAGACAAAATATTAAATAAATGTATGAAGAAAGGTTCATTTTTATCAAATTATTGTAATAATCAATACATCATTCACGTCTAGTAATTATCAAATAATCATCCTGTTAATCCTATAATCCTGGTTATCCTGATTCTGACAAAATATTATAAGGAATGTGAATTAAATAAGGTGCAAAAGTAGGGTGTGTTAGCGACAGCGTAACGCACCATTCCAGGTTACATCAGAATTGCAGGTTATTAAATTTGCGTTCCTAAACTGAGTCATTAACCATCAAATTACAATCCTGTAAATCCTCTAATCCTAATCAGTGTTATGGAGGGTATTAAAAATATATATTAAAAACGATACATTAATTAAGTATATTCGACAATTGCGTTAATCTCAATCTATGCTATACCATTCGAGGTTTATTTGAAGTGGAGGTAAAAACACAAAGAACGAAAATAAGCGTTAGACTGAATAAATCATCTTAATATGGTTCTATATGACCTGTAATAGTGCCAGGTATGGCTTTAAAGAACTTGACTACGAAGGAATTTAAGCTAGGCTAATAAGGTCTAAATTTTATTAGGTACAGTTCCGACAGAGCAATAAAGCCAAAATGTAAATTTTAGTAATTGAGCCTGCTATAACTACCTGATAAATTGAATAGCCTGATACTTATTCAAGAATCGTTATCTACTAACCTAGACAAGTTAACTAATTAACGAACCCATGAAACACTAAAAATTGTAAAACCCATTTTACAACACCGATTCATGAGAAAATCTAAAGAAAATATAAAATAAACTCAAATGACTGTGGTGTCTGGAGGGACAAGTGTTTTTAAGACTAGCAAACGAGCATAGACAATTTGTTCAAGATTTAGTAATGAATTTGCAAGCTCTAGCAGTTGTACTAGAGAGGTATGGTTATCCGGCTTCTTGTTATACTTGCGGCGACCAAATGAACAGTGCATCTTTTATGGTAAGCTTAGGCGATAATCACTTAATTCGCTTTTTAGTATCCGATTATGGGATTACTTGGACAGAAATGCGTGATGATAGAGAGTTAATGAAGTTAGAGGGTGCAGAAGCAATTAATCAGTTAGAAGAATTAGCAACTCTTGTTAAAGAGGCGATGCAAACCTCTAGAGATATTGAGTATTCATCCCCGAAGAGTAAACGGATGTTACAGAATACAGCGGGAAGTGTGAAAACTCACCGATAATCTCCTGATAATATATTGGTATTTCAGGTTGCTAATAATCTCTCTGGAGAATTGCACATTGTAGGGGCAAGACCCTTTCGGACGCAAGCTAGATAAATTGCCCCTATACCCCATATACTAATACAACCGGGCTTCACACGGACTT
The DNA window shown above is from Anabaena sp. WA102 and carries:
- a CDS encoding DUF1815 family protein, producing MFLRLANEHRQFVQDLVMNLQALAVVLERYGYPASCYTCGDQMNSASFMVSLGDNHLIRFLVSDYGITWTEMRDDRELMKLEGAEAINQLEELATLVKEAMQTSRDIEYSSPKSKRMLQNTAGSVKTHR